One Piliocolobus tephrosceles isolate RC106 unplaced genomic scaffold, ASM277652v3 unscaffolded_1203, whole genome shotgun sequence DNA window includes the following coding sequences:
- the LOC111530753 gene encoding tubulin beta-8 chain-like isoform X1, with product MGEIMLMQIGQCGNNIGTKFWEVISDEHAIDSAGTYHGDSDLQLEHINVYFNEARGGWYMPRAVLVDLEPDPMNSVHSGPLGQIFRPDNFIFGQCGAGKIWAKGHYTEGMKLMESVMDVVRKEAESCDCLQGFQLIYSLGRGTGSGMGTLLISKIWEEYADKIINIFSVLPLPKVSHTVVEPYNTTLSFHELIENSHGTFYLDNEALLDICDSTLKLPTPTYGDLNHLASATMSGVTTCLHFPAQLNANLQQLALNMVPFPHLHFFMPSFAPLTCQGSQQYPALSVAELTQQMFDTRHMTACDPCHGSYLTAAAIFRGRICLREVKEQMLNFQNKNSCNFADQLPGGIKTAFCNIPLWGLKSSAVAIGNNTAIKELFKRVSEQFTAMFRRRAYLHWYTGEGMDEIDFIEA from the exons TTCTGGGAGGTGATCTCTGATGAACATGCCATCGACTCTGCTGGCACCTACCACGGGGACAGCGACCTGCAGCTGGAGCACATCAACGTGTACTTCAACGAGGCCAGGG GTGGCTGGTACATGCCCCGTGCTGTGCTCGTGGATCTGGAGCCGGACCCCATGAACTCGGTGCACTCGGGGCCCTTGGGGCAGATCTTCAGGCCAGACAACTTCATCTTTG GTCAGTGTGGGGCCGGAAAAATCTGGGCCAAGGGGCACTACACAGAAGGCATGAAACTGATGGAATCAGTGATGGACGTTGTCAGAAAGGAGGCTGAGAGCTGTGACTGCCTGCAGGGTTTCCAGCTGATCTACTCCCTGGGTAGGGGGACTGGGTCTGGGATGGGTACACTTCTTATTAGTAAGATCTGGGAGGAGTATGCAGACAAGATCATAAACATATTCAGTGTCCTGCCCTTGCCCAAGGTGTCACACACCGTCGTGGAGCCCTATAATACAACACTGTCATTTCATGAGCTCATAGAAAACTCACATGGGACATTCTATTTAGATAATGAAGCCTTACTGGACATCTGCGATAGCACCCTAAAACTGCCCACACCCACCTATGGTGATCTGAACCACCTGGCGTCTGCTACCATGAGTGGGGTCACCACGTGCCTGCACTTCCCAGCCCAGCTGAATGCTAACCTGCAGCAGCTGGCCCTGAACATGGTCCCATTTCCCCACCTGCATTTCTTCATGCCTAGCTTTGCCCCACTGACCTGCCAGGGCAGCCAGCAGTACCCAGCCCTGTCCGTGGCTGAGCTTACCCAGCAGATGTTTGATACTAGGCATATGACAGCCTGCGACCCCTGTCATGGCAGCTACCTAACGGCAGCTGCCATTTTCAGGGGGCGAATATGCCTGAGGGAGGTGAAGGAACAAATGCtcaactttcaaaataaaaatagttgcaACTTTGCTGACCAGCTCCCCGGTGGCATTAAAACAGCCTTCTGTAACATCCCACTCTGGGGCCTAAAATCTTCGGCTGTTGCTATTGGGAATAACACGGCCATCAAGGAACTCTTCAAGCGTGTCTCAGAGCAGTTTACAGCAATGTTCAGGCGCAGGGCCTACCTCCACTGGTACACAGGTGAGGGAATGGACGAGATAGATTTCATTGAGGCCTAG
- the LOC111530753 gene encoding tubulin beta-8 chain-like isoform X3, with product MGEIMLMQIGQCGNNIGTKFWEVISDEHAIDSAGTYHGDSDLQLEHINVYFNEARGGWYMPRAVLVDLEPDPMNSVHSGPLGQIFRPDNFIFGQCGAGKIWAKGHYTEGMKLMESVMDVVRKEAESCDCLQGFQLTTPTYGDLNHLASATMSGVTTCLHFPAQLNANLQQLALNMVPFPHLHFFMPSFAPLTCQGSQQYPALSVAELTQQMFDTRHMTACDPCHGSYLTAAAIFRGRICLREVKEQMLNFQNKNSCNFADQLPGGIKTAFCNIPLWGLKSSAVAIGNNTAIKELFKRVSEQFTAMFRRRAYLHWYTGEGMDEIDFIEA from the exons TTCTGGGAGGTGATCTCTGATGAACATGCCATCGACTCTGCTGGCACCTACCACGGGGACAGCGACCTGCAGCTGGAGCACATCAACGTGTACTTCAACGAGGCCAGGG GTGGCTGGTACATGCCCCGTGCTGTGCTCGTGGATCTGGAGCCGGACCCCATGAACTCGGTGCACTCGGGGCCCTTGGGGCAGATCTTCAGGCCAGACAACTTCATCTTTG GTCAGTGTGGGGCCGGAAAAATCTGGGCCAAGGGGCACTACACAGAAGGCATGAAACTGATGGAATCAGTGATGGACGTTGTCAGAAAGGAGGCTGAGAGCTGTGACTGCCTGCAGGGTTTCCAGCTGA CCACACCCACCTATGGTGATCTGAACCACCTGGCGTCTGCTACCATGAGTGGGGTCACCACGTGCCTGCACTTCCCAGCCCAGCTGAATGCTAACCTGCAGCAGCTGGCCCTGAACATGGTCCCATTTCCCCACCTGCATTTCTTCATGCCTAGCTTTGCCCCACTGACCTGCCAGGGCAGCCAGCAGTACCCAGCCCTGTCCGTGGCTGAGCTTACCCAGCAGATGTTTGATACTAGGCATATGACAGCCTGCGACCCCTGTCATGGCAGCTACCTAACGGCAGCTGCCATTTTCAGGGGGCGAATATGCCTGAGGGAGGTGAAGGAACAAATGCtcaactttcaaaataaaaatagttgcaACTTTGCTGACCAGCTCCCCGGTGGCATTAAAACAGCCTTCTGTAACATCCCACTCTGGGGCCTAAAATCTTCGGCTGTTGCTATTGGGAATAACACGGCCATCAAGGAACTCTTCAAGCGTGTCTCAGAGCAGTTTACAGCAATGTTCAGGCGCAGGGCCTACCTCCACTGGTACACAGGTGAGGGAATGGACGAGATAGATTTCATTGAGGCCTAG
- the LOC111530753 gene encoding tubulin beta-8 chain-like isoform X4: MGEIMLMQIGQCGNNIGTKFWEVISDEHAIDSAGTYHGDSDLQLEHINVYFNEARGGWYMPRAVLVDLEPDPMNSVHSGPLGQIFRPDNFIFGQCGAGKIWAKGHYTEGMKLMESVMDVVRKEVKEQMLNFQNKNSCNFADQLPGGIKTAFCNIPLWGLKSSAVAIGNNTAIKELFKRVSEQFTAMFRRRAYLHWYTGEGMDEIDFIEA; this comes from the exons TTCTGGGAGGTGATCTCTGATGAACATGCCATCGACTCTGCTGGCACCTACCACGGGGACAGCGACCTGCAGCTGGAGCACATCAACGTGTACTTCAACGAGGCCAGGG GTGGCTGGTACATGCCCCGTGCTGTGCTCGTGGATCTGGAGCCGGACCCCATGAACTCGGTGCACTCGGGGCCCTTGGGGCAGATCTTCAGGCCAGACAACTTCATCTTTG GTCAGTGTGGGGCCGGAAAAATCTGGGCCAAGGGGCACTACACAGAAGGCATGAAACTGATGGAATCAGTGATGGACGTTGTCAGAAAGGAG GTGAAGGAACAAATGCtcaactttcaaaataaaaatagttgcaACTTTGCTGACCAGCTCCCCGGTGGCATTAAAACAGCCTTCTGTAACATCCCACTCTGGGGCCTAAAATCTTCGGCTGTTGCTATTGGGAATAACACGGCCATCAAGGAACTCTTCAAGCGTGTCTCAGAGCAGTTTACAGCAATGTTCAGGCGCAGGGCCTACCTCCACTGGTACACAGGTGAGGGAATGGACGAGATAGATTTCATTGAGGCCTAG
- the LOC111530753 gene encoding tubulin beta chain-like isoform X2 — MGEIMLMQIGQCGWYMPRAVLVDLEPDPMNSVHSGPLGQIFRPDNFIFGQCGAGKIWAKGHYTEGMKLMESVMDVVRKEAESCDCLQGFQLIYSLGRGTGSGMGTLLISKIWEEYADKIINIFSVLPLPKVSHTVVEPYNTTLSFHELIENSHGTFYLDNEALLDICDSTLKLPTPTYGDLNHLASATMSGVTTCLHFPAQLNANLQQLALNMVPFPHLHFFMPSFAPLTCQGSQQYPALSVAELTQQMFDTRHMTACDPCHGSYLTAAAIFRGRICLREVKEQMLNFQNKNSCNFADQLPGGIKTAFCNIPLWGLKSSAVAIGNNTAIKELFKRVSEQFTAMFRRRAYLHWYTGEGMDEIDFIEA; from the exons GTGGCTGGTACATGCCCCGTGCTGTGCTCGTGGATCTGGAGCCGGACCCCATGAACTCGGTGCACTCGGGGCCCTTGGGGCAGATCTTCAGGCCAGACAACTTCATCTTTG GTCAGTGTGGGGCCGGAAAAATCTGGGCCAAGGGGCACTACACAGAAGGCATGAAACTGATGGAATCAGTGATGGACGTTGTCAGAAAGGAGGCTGAGAGCTGTGACTGCCTGCAGGGTTTCCAGCTGATCTACTCCCTGGGTAGGGGGACTGGGTCTGGGATGGGTACACTTCTTATTAGTAAGATCTGGGAGGAGTATGCAGACAAGATCATAAACATATTCAGTGTCCTGCCCTTGCCCAAGGTGTCACACACCGTCGTGGAGCCCTATAATACAACACTGTCATTTCATGAGCTCATAGAAAACTCACATGGGACATTCTATTTAGATAATGAAGCCTTACTGGACATCTGCGATAGCACCCTAAAACTGCCCACACCCACCTATGGTGATCTGAACCACCTGGCGTCTGCTACCATGAGTGGGGTCACCACGTGCCTGCACTTCCCAGCCCAGCTGAATGCTAACCTGCAGCAGCTGGCCCTGAACATGGTCCCATTTCCCCACCTGCATTTCTTCATGCCTAGCTTTGCCCCACTGACCTGCCAGGGCAGCCAGCAGTACCCAGCCCTGTCCGTGGCTGAGCTTACCCAGCAGATGTTTGATACTAGGCATATGACAGCCTGCGACCCCTGTCATGGCAGCTACCTAACGGCAGCTGCCATTTTCAGGGGGCGAATATGCCTGAGGGAGGTGAAGGAACAAATGCtcaactttcaaaataaaaatagttgcaACTTTGCTGACCAGCTCCCCGGTGGCATTAAAACAGCCTTCTGTAACATCCCACTCTGGGGCCTAAAATCTTCGGCTGTTGCTATTGGGAATAACACGGCCATCAAGGAACTCTTCAAGCGTGTCTCAGAGCAGTTTACAGCAATGTTCAGGCGCAGGGCCTACCTCCACTGGTACACAGGTGAGGGAATGGACGAGATAGATTTCATTGAGGCCTAG